The genomic stretch CCTTCCATGCTGTCGACGCGGGCGTCGCCCGTGCCCTCGTAGGACTTGATGAGCCGGGCGGCCTGCACGCTGGCCTGGCCGTGCGGGCAGACAGTGACGATGTGGGCTGCGCCCTCCAGCGACGCGACCTTACTCGCCAGTTGGTTGAACGGAATGTTCTCGCTGCCGGGGATATGTCCGCGAGAGAACGAGGCGGGCTGGCGGATGTCTACGATTCGGGGAGGGTCGTCGCTGTGCAGGAGTTCCTCGACCTCCGCGGGGGAGATTTCGCCGTCCATGGGAGAACCAACGGACGGGACGGGATAAGTGACTCGCTCAGAGCAGTCCTTCCTCGTGGGCGAGGAGGATACCCTCGACCGTCGCGTCGTTGGTCGGGGCCGCGCGGGCGACGTCGAGCGCCTCGTCGACCGGAACCGCCCGGGGCGTCAGGAACTCGTTGGAGTCGAGCTGGCGTTCGCCGGGTTCCAGCCCCTCGGCGAAGACGAAGCCCCGGCGGTGTCGGAGCAGGCCCGTCGAACACCAGAAGTCCTGGAGCAGCGAGGTGCTGTCGGGGACGAAGCCGGTCTCCTCCTCCAGTTCGCGGGCGGCGGCGGTCGTGAAGGACTCGCCGCCCTCGACGATACCGGCGGGGAGTTCCATCTGCGTCTGGCGGACCGTCGGCCGGTACTGCTCGACGAAGAGCACCTGGCCGTCGGTGACGGCGACGACGACCACGGCGGTCGCCAACTCCGCCCAGTAGTATTTCTTCTCGCCGCCGTCGGGCTGTTCGACGAGGTCGTAGCCCCCGGTGAACCAGGGTGTGTCGTACTCGACGACCTCGTCGAGGACGGGCCACTCGGGGTCGGGCAGGGATTCGTGTCGGCGGCCGTTGTGAGCGGTCATGGTTGGACGACCGTTACACGGTATCGCTGCCCATTAAAGTCGACGAGAATCGCGTCCTCGCCGTCGACGCGGGCGTCGGGGTTCTGCACCACGAGCGCGTCGTACTCGTCGAACGGCGAGTGGGTGAACGACCCTTTTATCCCAAATGGCCCGCGCTGGTAGCCCTCCGAGCGGCCGTCTTCGAGCGCGCCGAGGAGGTAGGGATACCGCCGGGCGGAGAACTCGCTGACGTTGACCGCTTCGTCGGAGACGTCCGTCTCGTTCACCGGCTCGGCCGTCAGATAGTACGGGTCGCCCGTGCCGAGATAGCTCGGGAGTGCCCCGAGCGCGAGCAGGGCGACGATGACGATGCCGACCCCGATGAGGAAGTTACGGGTTACGCGTCGCACGAGTCGAGGTTAGGCGGCGAGGCGTATGGTGGTTTCGACCGCGACGGTCAGTCGACGCGTTCGACGGTCATGAGGTCCGCCCACTGGTCGCCGACGACGTACTCCATCCGGTAGGTCTCGTTCTCGTAGCGGACGTAGTCGGTGTCGCCGAGCGGCTGCGGGAGGCTGTCCCACTTGCCGGAGGGCGCGTAGTAGTCGCCCTCGACGAGTGCCGTCCGCACCTCATCGCGGAGGTCCGCAGGGAGGTCAGTGAAGTTCGTCACGGTCTCACTATCGCTCGGGACGCCGAGTTCGGCACTGATGCCGTAGCTGGCGTACAGCTCGCCCGCACCGTAGTCTATGTCGATGCGGTACAGCTCCCCCTCGTAGCGCACGTAGTCGGTGTCGCGGAACGGCCCAGCCTGGTCGGAGGGGTAGCCCTCGTCGGCGGCGACGTAGGAGGAGTTCGGGACGAACGCGACCGTGCCGTCGAGCGCGTCGCGGAAGGCCGCCTGCTGGTCGGCGTTCAGCTCGTCGAAGTCGACGACTCGTGACTCGTTGGTGGTGGGCGTCGGCGACGTCGACGTCGTCGGGCCGTCGTGTGTGATCGTCGCTGGCGTCTGCGTCTGCGTCGCCGTCTCGCTTCCCGCTGGCGGTCCGCCGGTACAGCCCGCGAGGACGATCAGACCGACGACGAGCAGCGTGGAGGGCAGTCGGGACATACCGGCGAAACACGTCAGTCGGTTGAATATCTTGTGTGGAAGAAACAGCGTTCGGTCCAGTTCGAGGGTTACGCTTCGAAGACGGGGCGGTAGATCCGGCCGAACGCCTGCCGCCGGAGCGTCCCGACCGCCGCCTCGCGTTCCTGCTGGTACGTCGCCGCGACGGCCGTCTCCGCGAAGGGGGCGACGTGCCAGACGACGTTGTCGACGTTCTCGCTGCCAGCCTCGTGGACCTCGTAGTCCGGATGCTCCTCGCACCACGCGTCGAACTCCTCGCGCGTCCCGACGGACACCACGAGCAACGAGGCGAACAGCGCGTCGCGGGCCGTCTCGACGACGTCGCCCGTCACACGGGATTTGTACTCCTCGCGGTCGAAGTCCATCGCCGTGACCGTCTCGCGGACGACGACCTTCGCCGCGGGACCGGTGTCCTCGTAGGCAGCGCGTGCCTCGGCTTCCGTCTCGGGTGCGTAGACGCCCTCGCGTTCCATGGTCGAGACGTGTCGCGCGCGACGCTTACGCCTTTCCGTCCGTCACTCTTCGGTCGTCTCCTCGTCGCGCTCGGACTCCTCGGCCGCGGCCTCCCGCTCGCGCACCGCCTCGGCGACCTCGTCGGCGTCGCCGACCATCTGCTGGGTGAGTTCGCGAGCTTCCTGGAGGACCTCCTGGGTCTCCGAGCCGAACTCGCCCTCCGTCCGGATGGCCGGGCTGCTCTGTCCGTGTCCGTGGCCGTGGCCGTGGCCCTGCGGATGGGCGTGGCTCTCGCCGTCGACGGTGTCCTCGAACAGCTCGTCGAACTCCTGTTCCTCGGCGTGGTCGACGACGACGTCGGCCAGTGCGGGCGCGTTCATGTCCTGCCAGCCGTCGACGTGCTCGTCGAGCCAGTCTTCGTGTTCCTCGTGGCGGAGCATGGCGGTGAAGGCGAGATGGTTGGCGAGATGTTTCCCGTCGCGCTGTGGCACGTCACAGACCGGGCAGGCGTATCCCATACCCGCCCTTACCGGTCGACGGACAAAAGCCCACTACTCTCGGGTCGTCGGGTCGGGGTCGTCTGCGGGCGGGTCGGCGGGACCGTCCGGGTCCGGTGCGCGGGCCTGTCGCTGCCAGTCGTCGAGGTCCAGCACCATCACGAGTGCCGCCTCGCCGTCCTGGTAGTAGCGGGGGACGCGTTGGGTCGGCTCGAAGCCCTCGTCGCGGTAGAGCGCGAGCGCCGGGCTGTTGGACTCGCGTACCTCCAGTTTGACGAGCGCCGCACCGGCGAAAACGAGACCGACGAGCGCGCGTTCGAGCAGCTGCCGACCGAGACCGTCGCCGCGGTGGTCCGGATGGACCGCGAGGTCCTTGATGTGGCCGATGTCGCGGCCGTAGTTCGGGACGGTGTCGGAGACGACGTAGCCGACGACGACGCCGTCGCGTTCGGCGACGAGGAAGCCCGGCTCGCCGAGGAAGCTCTCGAACGCGGTGTAGGGCCACGGTTGGGAGAAGCAGGTCTTCTCGATGCGGAACACGTCGAGGAGGTCTGCACGCTCGACTTGCCGAATCGAGAGCGGCGGCCCGTCGACCGGCGTGGTGGTCACACGTGACCATTGGTGTAGGCCTGTAAAAGCCGTGTGGCTCCGTGGTCGTGACGGTGTCCGTGGCCCGCACGCGGAGCGGACGACGAGAACAGCGCGTGCGAGACGACGGGACAGTCGCTCACGGGAGCGTCGTCACTGGCCGGACAGCAGCAAGAAAATGGGACGGTTAGGGGTGTGGCTTCAGTCGTCGGCCGGAGCGGCGCCGGAGTCGGACTCGTACTGCTGCTTCGTCCACGAGAGCTTGCCACCGGCGGCGAGAATCTTGCGCTCGCGCTCGGAGGCCTTCAGGCTCGTCGTGGCTTCCCAGTCGTCGTTGACGCGGATGGTGAACTCCTCGGCACCGGAGCGGACTGCCTCGGCGACGTCGTCGACGATCTCGATGTTGTCGCCCTTGTCCAGCTTCTCGTACGTCTCCTCGTCGATGGTGAGGGGGACGATACCGAAGTTGAACAGGTTCGCCTTGTGGATGCGGGCGAACGACTGGGCGAAGACGGCCTCGATGCCGAGATACATCGGACACATCGCGGCGTGTTCGCGGGAGGAACCCTGGCCGTAGTTCTCGCCAGCGACGAGGACGCCACCGTCGGAGTCCTTGGCACGCTGTGCGAAGGTGTCGTCGACACGCGAGAGCGTGAACTCCGACAGCCGCTCGATGTTCGAGCGGAACTTGAGGATGTCCGACGTGGCCGGGATGATGTGGTCCGTCGTGATGTTGTCCTCCATGTGGAGGAGTGCCTCACCCTGGATGTCGGCGGCGAGCGGGTCCTTCAGCGGGACGGCACCGATGTTGGGGCCCTTGATGAGCTCGTCGTCGATGGCGTTCTCGGGCGTGATGAGGTCGGACTTCGAGCCGTCGTACTTCTCGGGGAGCTCGATGCCGGGTGCCTCGAGGTCGCCGAGCTCGTCGGCGAGGTCACGCGGGTCGACGATCTCGCCCTTGAGGGCGGCGGCGGCGGCGACTTCCGGCGAGCAGAGGAAGACGGAGTCGTCCTCGATGCCGGAGCGGCCCTCGAAGTTGCGGTTGAAGGTACGCAGGGAGACGGAGTCCGAGGCGGGGACGTGACCGATACCGATACACGGCCCACACGTCGCTTCGGAGACGTTGACACCGGCTGCCATCATCTCTGCCGTCCAGCCCTGGCGGGCGAGCATCTCGCCGGCCTGCTTCGAGCCGGGCGCGACGATCATCTCGAGATGCTTTGCGACTTCGCGGCCCTTGACCATCTTCGCGGCCGGGAGGACGTCCTCGTAGCCGCCGTTGGTACAGGAACCGACGATGACCTGCTCGACCTTCTCGCCGGCGACTTCGCGGACCGGAACGACGTTGTCCGGCATCGACGGCTTGGCGATGAGCGGTTCGAGGTCGCCGAGGTCGATGACGACTTCGTCGGCGTAGTCGGCGTCCTCGTCGGCGGTGATTTCGACGTACTCGTCGCCACGGCCCTGGCGCTCCAGGTAGTCCTTGGTCTTCTCGTCCGTCTCGAAGATCGAGGAGGTGGCACCGAGTTCGGTCCCCATGTTGGTGATGGTGGTCCGTTCGGGAACGGTGAGCGAGGCAGCACCGTCACCGGTGTATTCGAAGACCTTGCCGACGCCGCCCTTCACGCTGAGGCGACGGAGCATCTCGAGGACGATGTCCTTCGCGGTCGCCCACTCGGGAAGCTCGCCTTCGAGCTTGACGTTGACGACTTCCGGCATCTCAACGTAGTACGCGCCGCCACCCATGGCGACGGCGATGTCGAGACCACCCGCACCGATTGCGAGTTCGCCGAGGCCACCGGGCGTCGGCGTGTGGGAGTCCGACCCGAGCAGCGTCTTGCCGGGTGCGGCGAAGTTCTCCTTGTGGACGTTGTGGCAGATACCGTTGCCCGGGCGGGAGAAGTACGCACCGTACGTGCCAGCCGCCGAGCGGAGGAAGCGGTGGTCGTCCGTGTTCTTGAAGTCGAACTGGTAGGTCTGGTGGTCGCAGTACTGCGCTGCGAGTTCCGTCTGCACTTCGTCGAGGTCGAGTGCCTCGAACTGCAGCCAGACCATCGTCCCGGTCGTGTCCTGGGCGAGGACCTGGTCGATTTCGATCCCGATCTCCTCTCCGGGGGTCAGCTCCCCTTCGACGAGGTGATCCGCGAGGATTTTCTCTGTGAGCGTCTGTCCCATAACGTCCGTGAGTCGTTTCCCGTCGGATATAAATCCCGCGTGTTCCCGTTCCATTTACCATGTGAAACGGGAACCGTACGGCAATTTTCGCAGGGACTCGTGAAGTAACTCGTATCCGAGTTGTAATCTCTACAAACGAGTCAGCAGTTTTTTCGACGGGACGGCGAATCGCCGAGTATGTACAAGTCCGGCTCGTTCGTCGCTGAGCACATCAGTCCGCTCACCGCAGACCAGGTCCAGCCCAACGGTGTCGACCTCACGCTCGACGCCGTCTTCGAGCAGCTCGACCCCGGCCGCATCGGACAGGACGGCAAAGAGATCGGCGAGCGACAGGCCGTCAGCCTCGAAGAGCGCGACGAGGGCGACCCCGAGACCTACTATCTCCCCGCGGGCGGCTACATCGTCCGCTACGCCGAGACGGTCCACATCCCCGAGGACCACGTCGGCTTCATCTACCCCCGCTCCTCGCTGATGCGCAACTCCTGTATGCTCAACACGGCCGTCTGGGACGCTGGCTACGAGGGCAAGGGCGAAGGGCTACTGCAGGTCCACCACGACATCGAACTCGAACGCGGCGCGCGCATCGCACAGATCGTCCTCGCCGACGCGGAGCACGACAGCACCTACGACGGCAGCTACCAAGGCGAGAATATCGACTGAGGTCACTGCGGCGGCGAAGGGCACGAGCAAGCGCGGCCTGGCGTACTCAGTCCCTCGAACAGATTTCTCACAGAACTCTTGTTGGCCGAGCAAAACTTTTGTTAGCACTAATTGAACCCGGAGGTATGCCTCGCAATCAGTTGCAGAGCCTCCTCCTCGGGAACTCCAGCGCACGGCGGTTACTTGACGTGTGCGCACTCTTCGCGTTTGTGTTCCTTTTCGGACTCGCCGAACCGGGGACGACGTTCGGTTTCCTCCTCTCGCAGTTACATCTGGTCTCGTTGGCCGTCGTCATCGTCGGTGGGGGGCTGGCTGCTATCGTTGCGTATCGGGATGGTGGGCTTCTGTTCAGTTGCCTCACCGTCTTCGCCCCGACGGTTGCGATGTTGTTGCACGTGTTCGTCATTAGCCCCAACGGGTCGTGGCTGACGTTCACGGGAGTCGCCATCGGATTCAGCCTCGTCCCAGCGGTTTTCGTCGGAACACTCGGCTACGCTCTCGGGCGTCTGCTGGCAACGAGAGATGGTCGGCTACGGAGCGAGATGGGCGACGGAACGGCGACGCTGTTGCTCGGTGGTGATGACTTGGCGCGGGCGAATCGGTATCTCGCACTCTCGGTCGTCCTCTTCGTCGCGTCGGCCACGACGATGACGTTGATCGGACCGTACACTACTCTGTTCGGTGAGGCGCGCCTCTACGAACTGTTCAGTCCGTTCGGCCCGGTGCGGGTGTACTCTCCACTCGGGGCGGGAATGCTGTTCGGCTGGGTCTGTCTCGCGGCGTGGCCAGCGTTCCGAAACCGTGGGTTGGTCGTGAGTTGGCTCCTCGTTTTCGGACCGATGGTCGGTGGACTGTCGAGCTACTTTGTCATCCAGCAGACGTCAGGTGGTACGGTATTCGTCAACGCCGCACTGGGTCTGTTGATGGCGACGATCATGACACTCGCCCTCGGGACAGTAGGGTTCGTCATAGGCGTCGGAGCCAGAGTCCTTTCGAAACGACTGAAACCAGCGACGATGGCGGAGTTGTAGCCTCGCTCAAGCAGTTGATTTGAGGCCTCACCGTGGCGCGAACCGCGAGCACACGAGGTCCTCGCCGTGTTGAGTCTCGTAGAAGCGGGCCGGGAGGGACTTGAACCGGGCCGAGACGTGCTCGCTCACTTCGGCAGAGCAAGCTCTGCCGTGCTCTCGCTCGTTCGTTCACGAGAACTTCGTTCACTGTGCGCGACTCGTCGGGTTCAGTCCTCCCGCGTTCGACTGACACCGCTCGCTGTCGCTCGCGGGTCAAGTACGGGCCGGGAGGGACTTGAACCCCCGACCGTCTGGTATCTCCCGCAACCACACGCAAAACGGCTCGTGTAGTCGCGATAAAAGCCAGACGCTCTGCCGAACTGAGCTACCGGCCCTCATGCACATCTTTCTGCACTACGGCTTAAGCGTTTACGATTATCCCGAAGTCCTTTCACGCGCACCACCCGACGACAGCACAATGACCGACATCCGAACGTTCACCGAGGAGTTCCTCCGCTTCGACACCACCGGCGGAGCCGAGGCCGACGCCCAGGCCTGGGTCCGCGACCGACTCGACGAGCTGGGCTTCGAGACCTACGAGTGGACCGCCGACGCTGGCCGCCTCGCCGAGCATCCCTCCTTCCCCGACGACCCGAGCGACATCGACGTCGCCGACCGGCCGAGCGTCGCGGGCGTCCTCGAATTCGGCGACACCGGCGCGGGCAAGACGCTCGTATTGAACGGCCACGCGGACGTGGTGCCCGTCGAGCGCGACCTGTGGAGCAGCGACCCCTTCGAGCCGACGTGGGTCGGCGACGACGACCTCCGAGCGCGCGGCGCGGCCGACATGAAATCCGGGCTCGCCGCCTGCGTCTTCGCGGCACTCGCGCTGCGCGAGGAAGCTCCGGACCTCGACGGCCGAGTCGTCGTCGAGAGCGTCGTGGGCGAAGAAGAGGGTGGCATCGGCGCGGCCGCCGCCGCGCTCGACAACCCCTATCCGTTCGAGCGCGACGCCGCCATCGTCGCCGAGCCGACCGAGTTGCAGGTGGTGACGGCCACAGAGGGCTGTCTGATGAAACGGCTGACGCTCACCGGCCGGTCGGCGCACGCCGCGACGCGGTGGGTCGGCGAGTCCGTCCTGCCGCATTTCGAGACGGTTCGCCGCGCCTTCGAAGCACTGGAGAGCGAGCGAACCGAGACGGTGACGCATCCGCTCTACGACGACTTCCCGATCCCGTGGCCGGTCGTGGTCGGGACCGTCGAGGCCGGGTCGTGGGCGTCGACGGTCCCCGCCGAACTGACCGCCGAGATGCGGATCGGCGTCGCACCCGGCGAGACGGTCGACGACGTGGAGACACAGTTCGAGGCGCGGCTGGACGAAATCGTCGCCGACAGCGAGTGGCTCTCGGCCCACCCGCCGACGTTCGAGCGGTTCTCGATCCAGTTCGAACCGGCCGAAACCGACCCCGACGAGCCGGTCGTCGGCGCGCTACAAGCAGCGATGGAAGCGACCGGACTCGACGACACCGAGCCGCGGGGTGCGACCTACGGTGCGGACTCGCGGCACTACGTCGCGGCCGGGATTCCGACGGTCGTGTTCGGTCCCGGCTCTATCGAGCAGGCGCACTACCCCGACGAGACGGTCCACTGGCCGGAGGTCGAACAGGCGCGGGAGACGATTACCGAGACCGCACGACGCTTCCTCGGCTAGGTCTCCTCGAAAGGGATTCTCCGGGGAGGTAATTCGCCGCGGAGGTAATTCTCTGGAGAGGTAATTCGCCGCGACGTCAGTGCTCCGCGAAGTAGTCGGTGAGCGCGTCGCCGACGATGTCGCCGGGCGTGGTGTTCTGGACCGACGCGCGGCGGCGGAGTTCGGTGTAGAGTTCGACCGGCAGACCGAGTTCGAGATGGCCGGGCGTGACCCCGTACGAGCGGAGCGCGTCGACCGGGTCGGTGCCGTTGTTGATCTCGCTGGCGATAGCCCGAACTTCTCGCACCGTGAGGTCGCCGTCGATAGTCGCCCACGCGAGGGTGAAGCGCGCTTCCCCGGGGACGCGGGCGATGTGTTTGGCGGCCGTCGGCGCGATGTGGCCGCGGGCGACGTGGCGGCGGATGGACTGCGGCAGGTCGTGGACGCGCGCCCACTTGCGGATGAAGGAGATGGAGGCGACGCCGTCGGTCCGTTCGGCGGCGGCCTTGTAGGAGCCGACGCCGCGGACGAGCGCTGCGCAGGCCGCCGCGCCGCGGAGCATGTAGACGTTGTCCTCGGCACCCGCGGTGTTCTGGACGAACGCGCTGACGGTCTCGGCGGCTTCGGCGACGCTCTCGGGGTCGTCGGGGTCGAAGCCGACGGCGTCGGCGGCGCGGTCGCCGGTGACGGCGGGGTCGGCGCGGACGACCGGCGCGCCGACCGGCTCCTCGCGGTCCGCTGGCAGACCCGACGGCGGCTGATCACTCATTGCTTATCTTCCGTTCGGTGGTCGTTCCTAAAAACATCTCGCTGTGTGGTACTTTTGCGGACCGTCCTGATAGTGAAAGAGAACAGATTGCTTACTCTTCGGCTGCTTCGCGCCGCTCGGAGAGATGCTCCCAGATTTCGGTACAGCCGGATCCGTCCTCGAGGTCGCGGAGGTGGTCGTCGTGGCGGTCGTCGGCGTCGTCAGTGTCTGTGACCTCTTCGACTTCGGCGGCGGGGTTACTCATCTCCGCCTCCCTGCGTCGGTTCGTACAGTTCCGGCGCGACGTCTGCGGAGACGTGCGTGCGGACATCGCGGTCGGATTCGTGGCGACTCATCAGACTATCCAATGGCGAGAACACCCATAAGGACGCCTCTATGCGTAACCTTGACCTCTGCTCCCGCGTCCCGGAACCGATTGCCGCTATCTTCGACGCCCGATTTTTGCAAAACCGCACGACAGCGAACAATCCTGCCCGAACCGTCACGTCGTGAAGTCCGACAGGGCTTGCGGTGGCCGACTGGTACAGGTGCCCGGAGCTCGTAGAGCCGACAATGAGTGTCGCCCTTCGTATCCTCGACGACGGTGCCTGGATCTCCGTCAACGACCACAGAGAGGTCAGTGTCAGCGAGCTGTGGCGGTTTCCCGACCCCGAGTTCTGCGGCTGTGAGCTGCCCGATATGGTCGTCGAGAACTTCCAGGAAGTCGGCGTCGACGGGCGGACGGTCGAGGTCCGCGTCTACGGCCAGTGCATCGCCTGCGGCGGCAAGGACGTCACGGAATGGCTCCCCGTCGGCCGAATCGTCGACGGCGAGTTCCGCGACATCGACCGCGAGAGCGTCCTCGCACCCTCGGGCGTGACAGCGAGCCAAGAATAAGCAATTTTTTCCCCTTCATGGGAGCACCGGGAAGGGTTGACGCCATGCGCGCTACCTTAGGGGTAGATACGAAAGGGATGGGCAGACAAATGCCTACGGACGTCGAGAAGTGGAAATCGGAGGTGTACGGCAACGAGATTCGAGAGCATCTGCTCGAGTTCGCCGAAGAGGGATGGGACTCGATTCCCGAAGACGAACACGACGAGTGGTTCGAGCGGTTCAAATGGTGGGGGCTGTACCACCAGCGCAACGGCCAGGAGAGCTACTTCATGATGCGGATCGGGACGCCGAACGGCGTGCTGACGCCCGGTCAGACCGAAGTCGTCGCCGACGTCGCCGACGAGTACGCCCGCGGCCCGGCCGAGAACCCGGTCTTCGGCAACGGCTACGTCGACTGGACGACGCGACAGTCCATCCAGCTGCACTGGATCAAACTGGAAGACATCCCAGAGATCTTCGAGAAACTGGAGTCGGTCGGGCTGTCGACCCAGCAGGCCTGTGGTGACTCGTGGCGCAACATCGTCGGCTGTCCCGTCGCCGGCAAGGACAAACACGAGCACGTCGACGCGCTGCCCGTCGCGATGGAACTCAACGAGGAGTTCAAGGGCAACGAGGACCACTCGAACCTCCCCCGGAAGTGGAAGGTCTCGATCACCGGCTGCCGCGAAGGCTGTGGCCAGGGCGACATCAACGACCTCGCGCTCGAACCCGCCACGAAGGAGATCGACGGCGAAGAGACGAAGGGCTTCAACATCCGCATCGGCGGCGGCCTCTCGCGTAACGAGCCGCGGCTCGCCCGCGACATCGACGTCTTCGTCACGCCCGAGCAGGCGTCCGAGGTCTCGGGTGCCATCTCCGCGCTCTTCCGCGAGAACGGCGACCGCGACAACCGCTACAACGCCCGCATCAAGTTCCTGATGGACGAGTGGGGGCCGGAGAAGTTCCGGAACGTCCTCCAGGAGGAGTTCGTCGACTTCGAACTCGAGACGGCAGGCGAGGACCTGCGCTCGGAGTACTCCTACAACTCCGGCTACGAGAACGGCGGCCACTCGGACCACGTCGGAATCCACGAGCAGGCCGACGGCAACTACTACGTCGGTCTCGACGTCCTGGTCGGTCGGATGGGCGTCGACGACACGAAGGAACTCGCCCGCGTCGCCGACGAGTACGGCTCCGGCGAGATCCGCATCACCCAGCGACAGAACGTCATCATCACCGACGTGCCCGAGGAGAAGCTCGACGCGCTGAAGAGCGAGGAGCTCCTCGACCACTACTCGCCGGACCCGCATCCGTTCATGCGCGGCTCCGTCGCCTGTACGGGCACCGAGTTCTGTTCGCTCTCCATCGTGGAGACGAAGAACCGCCAAGTGCGCTACGCCCGCTGGCTCAAGGAGAACGTCGAGCTTCCCGAGGGCGTCGAGGACTTCCACATCCATCTCTCGGGCTGTACGGCCTCCTGCGCGCAGCCGCAGATCGCCGACATCAGCCTCCGCGGGATGAAGACCCGCAAGGACGGCGAGCCGGTCGAGGCACTCGACATCGGGCTCGGCGGCGGGCTGGGCGAGAACCCGAACTTCGCCGACTGGGTCGCCCAGCGGATTCCCGTCGACGAGG from Halogranum gelatinilyticum encodes the following:
- a CDS encoding DUF7119 family protein, which codes for MSDQPPSGLPADREEPVGAPVVRADPAVTGDRAADAVGFDPDDPESVAEAAETVSAFVQNTAGAEDNVYMLRGAAACAALVRGVGSYKAAAERTDGVASISFIRKWARVHDLPQSIRRHVARGHIAPTAAKHIARVPGEARFTLAWATIDGDLTVREVRAIASEINNGTDPVDALRSYGVTPGHLELGLPVELYTELRRRASVQNTTPGDIVGDALTDYFAEH
- a CDS encoding aconitate hydratase, with the protein product MGQTLTEKILADHLVEGELTPGEEIGIEIDQVLAQDTTGTMVWLQFEALDLDEVQTELAAQYCDHQTYQFDFKNTDDHRFLRSAAGTYGAYFSRPGNGICHNVHKENFAAPGKTLLGSDSHTPTPGGLGELAIGAGGLDIAVAMGGGAYYVEMPEVVNVKLEGELPEWATAKDIVLEMLRRLSVKGGVGKVFEYTGDGAASLTVPERTTITNMGTELGATSSIFETDEKTKDYLERQGRGDEYVEITADEDADYADEVVIDLGDLEPLIAKPSMPDNVVPVREVAGEKVEQVIVGSCTNGGYEDVLPAAKMVKGREVAKHLEMIVAPGSKQAGEMLARQGWTAEMMAAGVNVSEATCGPCIGIGHVPASDSVSLRTFNRNFEGRSGIEDDSVFLCSPEVAAAAALKGEIVDPRDLADELGDLEAPGIELPEKYDGSKSDLITPENAIDDELIKGPNIGAVPLKDPLAADIQGEALLHMEDNITTDHIIPATSDILKFRSNIERLSEFTLSRVDDTFAQRAKDSDGGVLVAGENYGQGSSREHAAMCPMYLGIEAVFAQSFARIHKANLFNFGIVPLTIDEETYEKLDKGDNIEIVDDVAEAVRSGAEEFTIRVNDDWEATTSLKASERERKILAAGGKLSWTKQQYESDSGAAPADD
- a CDS encoding ArgE/DapE family deacylase, yielding MTDIRTFTEEFLRFDTTGGAEADAQAWVRDRLDELGFETYEWTADAGRLAEHPSFPDDPSDIDVADRPSVAGVLEFGDTGAGKTLVLNGHADVVPVERDLWSSDPFEPTWVGDDDLRARGAADMKSGLAACVFAALALREEAPDLDGRVVVESVVGEEEGGIGAAAAALDNPYPFERDAAIVAEPTELQVVTATEGCLMKRLTLTGRSAHAATRWVGESVLPHFETVRRAFEALESERTETVTHPLYDDFPIPWPVVVGTVEAGSWASTVPAELTAEMRIGVAPGETVDDVETQFEARLDEIVADSEWLSAHPPTFERFSIQFEPAETDPDEPVVGALQAAMEATGLDDTEPRGATYGADSRHYVAAGIPTVVFGPGSIEQAHYPDETVHWPEVEQARETITETARRFLG
- a CDS encoding nitrite/sulfite reductase, whose translation is MPTDVEKWKSEVYGNEIREHLLEFAEEGWDSIPEDEHDEWFERFKWWGLYHQRNGQESYFMMRIGTPNGVLTPGQTEVVADVADEYARGPAENPVFGNGYVDWTTRQSIQLHWIKLEDIPEIFEKLESVGLSTQQACGDSWRNIVGCPVAGKDKHEHVDALPVAMELNEEFKGNEDHSNLPRKWKVSITGCREGCGQGDINDLALEPATKEIDGEETKGFNIRIGGGLSRNEPRLARDIDVFVTPEQASEVSGAISALFRENGDRDNRYNARIKFLMDEWGPEKFRNVLQEEFVDFELETAGEDLRSEYSYNSGYENGGHSDHVGIHEQADGNYYVGLDVLVGRMGVDDTKELARVADEYGSGEIRITQRQNVIITDVPEEKLDALKSEELLDHYSPDPHPFMRGSVACTGTEFCSLSIVETKNRQVRYARWLKENVELPEGVEDFHIHLSGCTASCAQPQIADISLRGMKTRKDGEPVEALDIGLGGGLGENPNFADWVAQRIPVDEVPGAIKNLLANFEERREGGETFREFVERTDEDDLADLVEPEETSYDDPMMHNTKMTWYPYAEDDSMDASPAPTDGEGQPLPSDD
- a CDS encoding DUF5810 domain-containing protein, yielding MGYACPVCDVPQRDGKHLANHLAFTAMLRHEEHEDWLDEHVDGWQDMNAPALADVVVDHAEEQEFDELFEDTVDGESHAHPQGHGHGHGHGQSSPAIRTEGEFGSETQEVLQEARELTQQMVGDADEVAEAVREREAAAEESERDEETTEE
- the rimI gene encoding ribosomal protein S18-alanine N-acetyltransferase yields the protein MTTTPVDGPPLSIRQVERADLLDVFRIEKTCFSQPWPYTAFESFLGEPGFLVAERDGVVVGYVVSDTVPNYGRDIGHIKDLAVHPDHRGDGLGRQLLERALVGLVFAGAALVKLEVRESNSPALALYRDEGFEPTQRVPRYYQDGEAALVMVLDLDDWQRQARAPDPDGPADPPADDPDPTTRE
- a CDS encoding NUDIX hydrolase yields the protein MTAHNGRRHESLPDPEWPVLDEVVEYDTPWFTGGYDLVEQPDGGEKKYYWAELATAVVVVAVTDGQVLFVEQYRPTVRQTQMELPAGIVEGGESFTTAAARELEEETGFVPDSTSLLQDFWCSTGLLRHRRGFVFAEGLEPGERQLDSNEFLTPRAVPVDEALDVARAAPTNDATVEGILLAHEEGLL
- a CDS encoding rhodanese-like domain-containing protein; amino-acid sequence: MDGEISPAEVEELLHSDDPPRIVDIRQPASFSRGHIPGSENIPFNQLASKVASLEGAAHIVTVCPHGQASVQAARLIKSYEGTGDARVDSMEGGLTAWDGDLESEVEQAAADEGPDAPF
- a CDS encoding DUF5809 family protein, with product MEREGVYAPETEAEARAAYEDTGPAAKVVVRETVTAMDFDREEYKSRVTGDVVETARDALFASLLVVSVGTREEFDAWCEEHPDYEVHEAGSENVDNVVWHVAPFAETAVAATYQQEREAAVGTLRRQAFGRIYRPVFEA